From the Nodularia sphaerocarpa UHCC 0038 genome, the window AGGGCGGAAAACCCATACAGGAGATTTTACCAGCCGTATGGCATTATTTGCCGCCATCAGGTAGAGTGGTCGCCACAGCTGCTAATCTAGAAGGCTTGTATGCTATTTCTCAAAGCTTCTCCGTATTGCGAGCGAGAAATATTGAAGTCGTCCAGTCTGCGGTTAATCGCTTGGAGACGCGCGGCTTTTCTCAAACCTTTGTCGCTGTTGATCCCATTTTTATCCTCAGTGGTGAGAAACTAGACTAGATTGGGGACTGGGGACTAGGGACTAGGGACTGGGGACTAGGGACTAGGAACTGGGGACTAGGAACGAAAAGTTTTGATCATAGCCAATCCCCAATAGCCAATACCCAATCCCCAATAGCTCATTCAAAATACTTTTATGCCTTGGTCTCGGATTATTAGTGGAATTGTCGCGATCGCCCTTGCTCTGGTTGCAACCCTTTTGGGTGACTGGTACTTTACCATCGCCATTGCGATCGTCGTATTTTTAGGTCAAGAAGAATATTTTAATTTGGTACGAGCTAGAGGTATCGTTCCTGCTGCTAAAACTACCATATTTGTCAGCCAAGCCTTACTCGTAATTTGTAACGTTAACGAAACTTTGGCTGATGCTGTAATGCCGATCGCTGGGACGTTGATTTGTTTTTATTTACTATTTCAGCCGAAAATGGCGACGATTGCCGATATTTCGGCTTCGATTATGGGACTCTTTTATGTAGGCTACTTATCAAGTTACTGGGTACGATTACGCTCCCTTGGTAGTTTAGCCCAGAGCAATCTTCCTTTTGGTGGTTACTGGCCTACAGATTGGACAGATATTTTACAGCAAAAAAGCTTTGCTTCTTTACCACAAGGTTTCACTTTGACAGTGTTGACTTTCTTGTGTATTTGGGCTGCTGACATTGGGGCTTACGTTATTGGTAAATTCTTCGGAAAAACCCGTTTGTCTGACATCAGTCCCAAAAAAACCGTTGAAGGTGCAGTTTTTGGCATCACCGCCAGCATTGTCGTAGCGGTAGCGGGAGCCTATTATCTGGATTTGCCAAAATTCCTATTCACTGGTGTAGCCTTGGGTTTACTGATTGGTATTGCCAGTCTTTTAGGTGATCTCACTGAGTCTATGCTCAAGCGTGATGCTGGGGTTAAGGATTCGGGACAGTTGATTCCCGGTCACGGTGGTATCTTAGACCGCACCGATAGTTATATCTTCACAGCACCCTTGGTTTACTATTTTGTGACACTTTTATTACCTTTAATAGCAGATAAGTAAGTCGGCATGAATAAATCATCATGGTTTGTAGTTGCGCTTTAGCGCTAAAAGCAGCTAACTAAGTCGGCATAAATAAATCATCATGGTTTCTAGTTGCGCTTTAGCGCTAAAAGCCTACTCACTACTCAAGGATTGACATTAATTCTTCCTTGGCATACCAGCTTACCAGGTGTCAAAGTGAGTTCTTGAATATCGACATCTGAGCCAAGATCGAGATTGTAACTATCCTCATCCTCTAAAAGTGGGATTTCATTTTGCATGACTTGGATCTTTTCTAGCTTCAATTCATGACCGCCGATTAACTCTAATTTTAAATAAATCTCAAGAGGTGTGGGTTCGCTTACAGGTGATATAATAGCTTTAAGTGTAATTTCATTATTACCCAGTATTATTTTTTGCCAAGAAATTGAAGATGGTAAACGGGATTCTGGTAAAATTCTCAATACTAGATCATTTAAAGCAGTAGATAATAGTTCAGATGATAGAGAAGTATTGAGATCCTTTTCCTCGATCAGCAGATTAGCAACTACTGGTACTGTTTCTAATAGTCTTAGTTGTTGCCCCTTGAGTATGGAGCCGATATTCACCTGAATATTTTCTGCTATGAGTTGAATTCGTGTAATATTAAGGCCTTGATAAACGGCATCACTAGCAGAAATAGATATCCACGGAATACAGCCAGCCAGAAGTTGGCGATCGCCTGCTTTAGTCTCGATTTCCAACTGCGATACTTGGCTGACTTGTGATTTCAGCCAGAGCTTGAGCGCTGTCGTCAGCACGTTTGTAATTATGCGGATTTTGTGTGAATTTTTAACTGGGGAATTTTTATCAGGCATTTCACCACTTTATTGATGGATATTTGCTTAACCACTAACGTAACTGAAATCAGCTTTAAATGTAACATTGATGGCTAATCAGTACAAAATACAAATATTAGGTTTATTATCTAAAAACTGCAAACCCTAGATCAGACCATACACAGTAATTCCAACATGGAGGCACGGTTACAAAAAATTTTAGCTCAATGGGGTATTGCCTCACGTCGCGAATCAGAAGAAATGATTCGGCGATCGCGTGTGCGGATTAATGGCGTATTGGCTCATTTAGGTCAAAAAGTTGACCCAGAACGAGATAAAATTTCAGTTGATGGTAAGCTTTTGTCGGTTCAGCAGCGACCGGGTTTAATATATCTATTGCTACACAAACCACCAGGTGTAGTTTCCACTTGCTACGACCCTCAAGGAAGAAAAACAGTTTTGGATTTACTCCCCCCAGAATTAAGCCAAGGTTCAGGTTTACACCCAGTTGGTCGTTTGGATGCAGAATCTACAGGAGCATTAATTTTGACCAACGATGGCGACCTGACCTTTGGACTCACCCACCCCAGTCACAGCATTCCTAAGACCTATCAGGTTGTAGTCAAGGGACATCCTGACCCAGCAGTTCTAGAAATGTGGCGTAAAGGTGTGGTATTGGAGGGGAGAAAAACACGTCCCGCTACAGTGCGTTTAATAGAAAGTCTCGCAAAAAATAGCCATTTAGAAATAGTTTTGCAAGAAGGAAGAAACCGACAAATTCGCCGTGTAGCCCAACAGTTAGGATATCCAGTAATTAAGCTACATCGGACTTCTATCGGTTCAATTCAATTACAAATGCCAAAATTACCCTTTCTCGGTGAGGGTAACTATCGTTATCTTCAAGATGCTGAAATTCGCTGTTTAAAAGAGTATATTAAGCATCTACCAATTAAAGTTCAGCAGATGTCAGGAGCAAAAAAATAGCATGGAATGGCTAAAAAGTAAAGATAAAAAACAGGGCAAACTTTCATTAAAACAACAACAAGCGAAAAAATTGGCAGAACTGGGCGATCGCCTGTCAACATCTCGTCAAGAAAGGGGTTTATCACTGGAAGAAATGGTAAATTTAACCAAAATTCCCCAGAAGTTATTACAGGCTATTGAAGAAGGTCAATTAGATGACTTACCAGAACCAGTTTATCTCAAGGGTTTAATCAGGCAATTTGCCGACGCATTAGGCTTTAATGGAGTGGATTTTGCCAGCAGTTTTCCTCTTGGTTATCAACCAGTAAATTCAACGCCTACCAAGAAAAAACACTCAATGAGTGTACTACGTCCTCTGCAAACGCAGTCCATGAGTTTATTGCGTCCTCTTCACCTTTACTTACTTTACATATTTGTGATTGTATGCTCTGTAAGTAGCTTATCTCATGTACTGAATAATAATGCTCTGAGCGACAGCAATCAACAGCCAGGGGTAGAAACTGTTTTAAAACCAAACTCAAATCAATTAAATTCTCAATCATCAGTCAAATTACAACCTGTTAGC encodes:
- a CDS encoding helix-turn-helix domain-containing protein; amino-acid sequence: MEWLKSKDKKQGKLSLKQQQAKKLAELGDRLSTSRQERGLSLEEMVNLTKIPQKLLQAIEEGQLDDLPEPVYLKGLIRQFADALGFNGVDFASSFPLGYQPVNSTPTKKKHSMSVLRPLQTQSMSLLRPLHLYLLYIFVIVCSVSSLSHVLNNNALSDSNQQPGVETVLKPNSNQLNSQSSVKLQPVSNTFNSTNNSQSVHIGVTLKASSWIRVVADGKTEFEGVLPEGTQRTWKAQEEVSVKTNNAGSVFMSVNQQEAQRMGEPGKETEIKIAAKPKP
- a CDS encoding phosphatidate cytidylyltransferase; translated protein: MPWSRIISGIVAIALALVATLLGDWYFTIAIAIVVFLGQEEYFNLVRARGIVPAAKTTIFVSQALLVICNVNETLADAVMPIAGTLICFYLLFQPKMATIADISASIMGLFYVGYLSSYWVRLRSLGSLAQSNLPFGGYWPTDWTDILQQKSFASLPQGFTLTVLTFLCIWAADIGAYVIGKFFGKTRLSDISPKKTVEGAVFGITASIVVAVAGAYYLDLPKFLFTGVALGLLIGIASLLGDLTESMLKRDAGVKDSGQLIPGHGGILDRTDSYIFTAPLVYYFVTLLLPLIADK
- a CDS encoding pseudouridine synthase, producing the protein MEARLQKILAQWGIASRRESEEMIRRSRVRINGVLAHLGQKVDPERDKISVDGKLLSVQQRPGLIYLLLHKPPGVVSTCYDPQGRKTVLDLLPPELSQGSGLHPVGRLDAESTGALILTNDGDLTFGLTHPSHSIPKTYQVVVKGHPDPAVLEMWRKGVVLEGRKTRPATVRLIESLAKNSHLEIVLQEGRNRQIRRVAQQLGYPVIKLHRTSIGSIQLQMPKLPFLGEGNYRYLQDAEIRCLKEYIKHLPIKVQQMSGAKK
- a CDS encoding DUF2993 domain-containing protein, which gives rise to MPDKNSPVKNSHKIRIITNVLTTALKLWLKSQVSQVSQLEIETKAGDRQLLAGCIPWISISASDAVYQGLNITRIQLIAENIQVNIGSILKGQQLRLLETVPVVANLLIEEKDLNTSLSSELLSTALNDLVLRILPESRLPSSISWQKIILGNNEITLKAIISPVSEPTPLEIYLKLELIGGHELKLEKIQVMQNEIPLLEDEDSYNLDLGSDVDIQELTLTPGKLVCQGRINVNP